The Mycolicibacterium duvalii DNA window CTGTGACGGAGCCCCCGGTCAGCCCTCGCCGTCGCCCTGGCCTCCGACCTCGGCGGGCAGCGGTGGGGGCAGGGGCGTCGTGGACGTCGGTGTCGCGGTCGGCTTCGACGTCGACTCACCTGTCGGCTCGGGAGTCGTGGCGGTTCCTGTCCCGGCGCGGTGGAAGTCGAGCATCGGCTCGTCGCGAATCACCGTCTGTCCGGCGCTGACCACCAGCGACTTCGACGAGACCAGATACTCGATGCCGTCGCGTTCGGCGACGTACGCGCCGTCGTCGGTCCGGGACGCATCGGTGATGAGGCGGGCGCCGTCGCGCACCCGCACGCCGCGGTAGGTGAGGTCGCCGTCGGGCGACGCACAGATCGCGACCCGCGAACTCTCGGTGTACCCGAACACGACGGCGGTGCTGGGGGCTGCGCACCGGGCGGTCGAGTCGATGTAGCCGCGGCTGTCCGAAGCGGGGGCACTGCCCGCCGTCGGGGCGGTCAGCAGCCCGGCGCAGGCGGCGGCCGCGGCCGCGACGGCCAGACGCCGGAGCGCGGGACGGGTGATCGAGTACGCAGACATCACCATCCACCAGACCACGACCGGAGCGAACTGGCCAATGCGGACCGCCGATGATCACGCATCGTTGGCCGAGTGAGACCTCTCCGTAATAAGTCGACCGGTCGTGGCGATCAAAGAACTGATGACTCTACGAGCGCGGGTTCTGGCTGTGCTGGCCGCGGTGCTGGCGTGCGCCATGCTGGTCGCCCCGACGGGCACCGTGAACGCGTCGCCGATTGTGGCCAAGGACTTCTCGAAGCCGGCGATCGTCATCCTCGGGTACGGCCTCAAGCCGAACGGCACGATGCGGACGATCCTGCACACCCGAGTGCTGACGGGTCTGGCAATCGCGCAGATCTTCCCGGAGGCGCCCGTGATCGTGACCGGCGGCAACCCGCGCAACGGCAACACCGAAGCCGGTCAGATGCGCAAGATGCTGCGCCTGCTCGGTATGCCCGAGCACCGGATCATCGTCGAGGACAGGGCCAACAGCACCGTGCAGAACGCCCGGTTCTCGGTGCCGCTGGCCGAGGAAGCGGGCACGACCGGAATCATCCTGGTCACCTCGTCGTCGCACCAGGGCCGAGCCGACGGTAACTTCGCCGACGCCGGCGCCAATGTGCTGGCCACCGTCAGCTTCCCGGACAGCAACCCGACCATCAACATCACCCAATTCGTGCGGGATGCCATCAGTCCCTTCATCACCATCACCTGACGCGATGCCGCACCGGTGGGGCCTGGGGGCCTTCGTCGTCGTCGAGGTCGTCTACCTGGTGGCGTCGTTGGCCCTCGCTCTGCTCGTCGGCGAGGATCCGCCGGTGGCGGCGATCGCGCTGGTGGTCGCCGGCCCGGCACTGCTGGCGGCAGTGCTCGCCGTCGCGATCACCCGGCTGCGGGGCAACGGGCCGCGGACGGACCTCAAGCTGGTGTGGTCGCGACCGGCGATGGCTGTCGGCCTACTGTTCGGTGCCGGCGGGCTGGTCGTCACGATTCCGGCGGCGATGCTCTGGGTGCAGATCGTCGGACAGGACGCCAACTCCGCGGCCGGGGAGGTGTTCGGCGGGCTGCGCGGCGGCTGGCCCTCGGCGGTGCTGGTGTTCGTCGTGATCGTGGTGGTGGCGCCGGTGTGCGAGGAGATCATGTACCGCGGCCTGCTGTGGGGTGCGGTCGACCGGCGGTGGGGTCGCTGGGCGGCGTTGGTGATCACCACCGTGGTCTTCGCGCTGGCGCATCTCGAGTGGACGCGCGCACCGTTGCTGGTCGTGGTCGCGATACCGATCGCGCTGGCGCGGCTCTACACCGACAACCTCGTCGCGAGCATCGCGGCCCACCAGGTGACCAACCTGCTTCCCGGGCTGGTGCTGATGTTCACCGTGGCCGGGGCGGTGCCGGCGTGACCGCTGCGCCGTCGAACACCCCGTGCAGGTAGTCGTCGCGGCAGGCATGACGGACCAGCTTGCCGCTGGTGGTGCGCGGAATGGCCCCGGCGGGCACCAGCCGCACGTCGTCGACATGCAGTCCGTGCCGCTGCTGCACCGCGGTCCGGATGTGCTCGATGGCCGATGCCGGGTCGGCCCGACCCGTGCCCGTCGCCCGCTCGGCGACCACCACCAACCGGTCGCCGTCGACGGTGAAAGCGGCGACGTAGCCCCGCCGGACGACGGGCGTCGCATCGGCGACCGTGGTCTCGAGGTCGTGCGGGTAGTGCCATCGGCCGTCGAGGTGCACCACGTCGGCGAGACGTCCCGC harbors:
- a CDS encoding CPBP family intramembrane glutamic endopeptidase produces the protein MPHRWGLGAFVVVEVVYLVASLALALLVGEDPPVAAIALVVAGPALLAAVLAVAITRLRGNGPRTDLKLVWSRPAMAVGLLFGAGGLVVTIPAAMLWVQIVGQDANSAAGEVFGGLRGGWPSAVLVFVVIVVVAPVCEEIMYRGLLWGAVDRRWGRWAALVITTVVFALAHLEWTRAPLLVVVAIPIALARLYTDNLVASIAAHQVTNLLPGLVLMFTVAGAVPA
- a CDS encoding YdcF family protein, with translation MTLRARVLAVLAAVLACAMLVAPTGTVNASPIVAKDFSKPAIVILGYGLKPNGTMRTILHTRVLTGLAIAQIFPEAPVIVTGGNPRNGNTEAGQMRKMLRLLGMPEHRIIVEDRANSTVQNARFSVPLAEEAGTTGIILVTSSSHQGRADGNFADAGANVLATVSFPDSNPTINITQFVRDAISPFITIT